Part of the Aquimarina sp. MAR_2010_214 genome is shown below.
CTTATCTTCATCAATAATTACGTTTTTAATAACTAACATAATTCCGATAGTAATCAGGTTAGAAATAAAATAGTACAATGATAATCCACTTGCATAGTTATTAAAGAAAAATAACATCATTAATGGGGATAAATACATGATAAACTTCATGTTTGGCATCCCTGGTTGTTGCGTTTGCATAGTTTGCCCTGTAGTCATCATCATATAGATAAATATAGCGACCGATGCTAGTATAGGAAATAAACTAATGTGATCTCCATAAAAAGGAATTGTAAATGGCAATTGTGCTATGTTATCATAACTAGATAAGTCATCTGCCCAAAGGAAACTTTTTTGTCGTAATTGAAATGCACTTGGGAAGAAATTGAATAATGCATAGAAAACAGGAATCTGCATTACAGCTGGTAGGCAACCACTCATAGGGTTAACTCCTGCCTTACCATAAAGAGCCATTGTTTCTTGCTGTTTTTTCATCGCATTATCCTTATGCTTCTCATTAATCTCTGTAATCTCTGGGCGTAAAACTTTCATTTTAGCCTGCGATAAGTATGACTTATATGTAACAGGAGATAAGATGATACGTACAATTATAGTCATTACCACAATTGCAATACCATAAGGAAGAAATCCACTTAAAAACCCAAAAAACGGAATAAACAAATATTTATTTATTATTCCGAAAATCCCCCAACCTAGAGGTACTATCTCATCGAGGTTACGGTCATAAGTATTTAAAATCCTATAATCGGTTGGACCATAATACCAATCCATGGTATAACTAAGCTCTCCTCCTTGCAATTCTAGAGGCATAGAGGCAGAAAATTCTTTGGTCACTTTTATATCTTTATCATCCAACTCGCTTGAGTTAGCGATATTCTTAGAGGTAAAAGATGCTTTTTTGAACGGGGTATCTGTTAGAAGCACAGAAGTAAAGAAATGTTGCTTAAAGGCAATCCAGCTCACATCTTGCTCTTCATCATCTGCAAACTCTCCTTGCCCTAAATAATCATCTTTATCACCATCATATTCGTATGAAAGTTCGGTATATCGATTTTCGTAAGTTGCACTTTTAGCATGTCTGATTCCTTGAAGTTTCCAATCTAAATTTACTGTTTGGCTACTATTAATTACTTGTTGTAATCCTTGAGATCGAATTGTAAAATCAACCATATACTCATTTGGCTTCAATTCGTAACGATACTCCAGGAATTTGGTATCAGAAACCTTTAGTTTCATAGACAGGATTGTACTCTCTCCATTTTTGGTTACCGAAGGTTCAAAAAATAAGTCTTCTGTATTTAAGATTCTATTATCTGTGGTTCCAAAATTAATATTGAAAGAAGCATTTTTTCCATCTTTAATCAAGTATACAGGTACCGAGTCGTAGGTTTTAAAGTTTTTTAGCAGTGCTTCTGAGATATACCCTCCTCTATTATTTACCTTAAGACTCAAAACTTCGTTTTCGACCTTTGTAAATTCATCTTTGGCCGATGGTAAACTAGCAGAGTACGAAAATGCGCCCAATTGAGATTTTGCATTAGATAATGCTACAGAATCTTGAGAGTTTACTACGATCGCTTCGCTTTCTTTTACAAAATCTGTAGTTTTTTCGGTATCTGTTTTTTTCTCTGACTCTAGTTGTTCTTTTTTGGCTTTTTCTGCCTCAATTTCTTCAGGAGTTGGTTGATTTAGATAGAACATCCAAACGATGATTCCAAAAATAAGTGCAAATCCAATTATCGAATTAAGATCAAATTTCTTTTCTTCCATGTATTGATGTATAAAAAGCCTTTATCTGATGACTCAGAAAGGCTTTTAAAATTATATATTGTTATTTTGTTGTCAATTATCTAGCCAATTACTGTCCTTGTGACACTTTGGCACTCTTATCTTTTTTTGAATATTCAACAGCTGCCCTTATAAAAGCAATAAACAAAGGATGCGGATTTGCAACTGTACTCTTATATTCTGGGTGATATTGAACCCCTACAAACCATGGATGATCTGGGATTTCTACAATTTCTACCAATCCAGTTTTAGGGTTAACTCCAGTAGTCCTAAGTCCTGCGTTTTCTAGTTGTTCTTTATATTTATTGTTATATTCATATCGATGACGATGGCGTTCGGCTATCATAGATTTTCCATAAGCTTCAAATACCTTACTATTTTCTACCAATTCGCAATCCCAGGCACCTAGTCTCATTGTACCTCCCATATCCGTAATACTCTTCTGCTCTTCCATAATATCTATTACCGGATGTGGTGTATCTTTATTTACTTCTACAGAAGTAGCCTCTTTTAATCCTAAAACATTACGAGAGTATTCAATAACCGCCATTTGCATTCCTAAGCAAATCCCAAAAAACGGTAGCTTATTCTCTCTTGCAAATTGCACAGCTTTAATTTTTCCTTCTGTACCACGTTCTCCAAATCCCGGAGCAACTAAAACTCCATCTAAATGAGCTATTTCATTTTCTATTGTATCATTAGTAATATATTCTGAATGGATGCTTACTACATTTACTTTCACTTCATTCTCTGCTCCTGCATGAATAAATGCTTCTAAAATTGATTTATAAGAATCTTGTAACTCTACATATTTACCAATAAGCCCAATAGTAACCTGACATTTTGGATTTTTATGTCTTTGCAAAAACTTATTCCATTTCTCTAAGTTAGGTTCGTCGTCATCTTGAAGAAGTAATTGCTTAAGAACTACTTTATCCAAGCCTTCTTGAAGCATTAAATTAGGTACATCATAAATTGTTGATGCATCGATTGATTCTATTACCGCTTCTTGTCTAACATTACAGAAAAGTGCTAGTTTTTTACGTAAATCATCAGAGAGTTTATGCTCTGTTCTACATACTAAAATATCGGCTTTTATACCACTCTCCATCAATGTTTTTACACTATGTTGGGTAGGTTTTGTTTTTAACTCTCCTGCAGCAGATAAGTACGGTATCAATGTTAAATGAATAACTAGAGCATTATTATCTCCCAGTTCCCATTTTAATTGACGTACTGCTTCTATATATGGTAGAGATTCGATATCACCAACAGTTCCTCCTATTTCGGTTATTACAATATCATAGGCTCCACTTTTACCGAGAATCTGTATTCTCTCTTTAATTTCGTTAGTGATATGTGGAACAACTTGAACTGTTTTTCCTAAAAACTCCCCTCGTCTTTCTTTTTGGATAACACTTTGATAAATCCTTCCTGTAGTAACATTATTAGCTTGCGAGGTTGGTGTATTCAAAAAGCGTTCATAGTGTCCAAGATCAAGATCGGTCTCTGCTCCATCATCGGTTACATAGCATTCACCATGTTCATATGGGTTCAAGGTTCCTGGATCAACATTTATATAAGGATCCAGTTTCTGAATTGTAACCCTGTATCCTCTTGCCTGCAATAATTTAGCCAGAGAAGCTGCTATTATCCCTTTTCCTAAAGAAGAAGACACACCTCCGGTTACAAAAACATATTTGGTATTAGCCATGTAAACTAAATATTAGTAAGATTGTATTAAAATTTTGCGCAAAAATACAAAGAAGTCATCAAATCATACATCGAAAATCAATCAATATTATATAATTTATCCATATTCCTTCAACAACTTAAAAACCTAAAAACAAATTCTTTATGTTTATAAAAAATAAAATCCCGTCTTGAGACAGGATTTTCTGATAAAAAATTATGTTTTTATTCTTCTTCTTCAGCTACTTTATCTTCTTCTTCTGCTTCAGAAAAATCTGTTAATCCTTTAGATTGTAGAATATTATACCATTGGATTACTTTTTTTATATCACTTGCATATACCCTATCTTCATCATAATCAGGTAATATTTCACTGAAATAAGCTTCTAATTTACCCTTAGATTCTTTATGATTTATAGCTTGTTCTCCGTTTTCCTTTTCAAAGATCTTTTTAAAAATTTCTCGTAAAGGAACTTCTTCAGTAAACGTATAAATTGCAATTTCACTAAGTACGCTTACATTGTGTCTTATACTTACTGATAATCTTTTTCCATCCAATAAAGATTCTGCCAAAAACCCACTACGAGTTTGTGTTTTCAACTCATACAAACCGGGTTTACCCGATATTGCTAATATCTTATCTAAGCTCATATATTTTCTATCTATTTATGATATATTCATTCTTAAGGCCAGATCTTTACTGGCAAAAGTTTTTAGAGATTTCGAACACTCAAGATTTAAACTATCATTAAAATCTCTAAATATGCTGATTTCTCTTCTAAAGTTGGCAAATATCAGTAGTTCGTTTTAAAAAATCAAACATTACCCTACATAAATATGTAAAGGCAAAATATACTTATCTACCTTTTTTAGCCAAAGGAAATCGCATTCTATATTCTGAACTAATTTTTCCTTTAGAAATATTAGCCAGTTTTCCTTTTATTAAACGCTTCTTAAGGCTTGATAGTTTATCTGTAAACAAAATTCCTTCAATATGATCGTATTCATGCTGAATCACTCTTGCTACCAACCCATCATAGGTCTCGGTATGCTCCACAAAATTCTCATCAAAATACTTAATTTTAATCGTTTCATTACGAAATACATCTTCTCGTATATCGGGAATACTCAAACACCCTTCTGCAAAAGCCCATTCTTCTCCTGTTTCTTCTAGAATTGTAGCATTAATAAATACTTTTTTAAAATTCTTTAACTGTTCTGCTTCTTCTTTGGATAACTCTTCATCTTCAGAAAAGGGTTCTGCGTCAACAATAAATAATCTAATAGGAATTCCTATTTGAGGAGCTGCTAATCCAACTCCATGTGCATTATACATGGTCTCAAACATATTATCCAGCAATTCTGATAATTTAGGATAATCCTTGGTTATCTCTTTTCCTTTTTTCTTCAATACCGGATCTCCGTATGCTACAATGGGAAGTATCATATTTTATTTCTTATTTCTATTATTATCGATTATACAAATAATCTTGCAGTATAATCGTTGCACTAATCTGATCTACTAATGCTTTATCTCTTCTTTTCTTTTTTGAAATACCACTAGCGATCATAGTATCAAAAGCAATTTTAGAGGTAAAACGTTCATCAATCCTTTTAACAGGAATATTTGGCAGTAATTCACCTAGCTTGTCTAAAAAAGGTGAAATTAACTGTTCACTTTCTGAGGCTTCGCCATGCAATCTTTTAGGCTCTCCTACTATAAAAAGTTCTACTTCTTCTTTAGACACATAATCCTCTAACCATGACAATAATTCTGAAGTATCTACAGTAGTTAATCCAGAAGCGATAATTTGCAATTCATCTGTAACTGCAATTCCGCATCTTTTCCCTCCATAATCTATCGCCAATATTCGTGCCATTTATTTTTTTTTGCAAAAATATAATATTATTACAAAACTGCCCTTATTTATTAATGGTTTCCTAAAATATCTACAATCGACACTTTTTTCAATGGAAGCTATTATCTTTACCAAAATTTTTTATTCGATGAACCAACTAAAAGAAACTATAGAAAAAGCTTGGGAAAACAGAGAGCTTTTAAAAGAACCAAATACTCAGAATGCGATACGTGAAGTAGTTAGCTTATTAGATTCTGGAGAACTTAGAGTAGCAGAACCTATAGAAGGTGGCTGGCAAGTAAATGAATGGGTAAAAAAAGGAGTAGTATTATACTTCCCAATCCAAAAAATGGAAACTCTAGAAGCTGGAATTTTTGAATACCATGATAAAATTCCATTAAAAAAAGGATATGAAGCTAAAGGAATTCGTGTAGTTCCTAATGCTGTTGCACGTCATGGTGCTTATATCTCTTCTGGTACTATTTTAATGCCTAGTTATGTAAACATAGGTGCTTACGTAGATAAAGGTACTATGGTAGACACATGGGCCACTGTTGGTAGCTGTGCTCAAATTGGAAAAAATGTTCATCTTAGTGGAGGTGTTGGGATTGGTGGTGTTTTGGAACCATTACAAGCTGCCCCTGTTATTATAGAAGATAATGCATTTATAGGATCAAGATGTATTGTAGTCGAAGGTGTTCGAGTAGAAAAAGAAGCTGTATTAGGTGCTAATGTAGTACTAACAGCATCTACCAAGATTATCGATGTTACAGGAAATACTCCTGTAGAAAGAAAAGGAGTTGTACCAGCTGGTTCTGTTGTAATTCCAGGAAGTTATACTAAGAAATTTGCTGCTGGAGAATTTAATGTACCTTGCGCTTTGATTATTGGAAAACGTAAGGAAAGTACTGATAAGAAAACTTCACTCAATGATGCTCTTCGTGAATACGATGTAGCCGTATAGTGTAGAAAGGAACTTGAGCTTGTCTTTTGTTTTTTTAGACAAGCTCAACTATTTTGATCAATAGCATATGAAGATTTTGGTTATTCAACAGAAGATGATTGGTGATGTACTCACAAGTACTATCATTTGTGAGGCATTACGAAAAGAATATCCTGATGCCATAATTGATTTTCTTGTAAACTCTAATACAAAACCTGTTATATTAGAAAATCCATTTTTTGATCATATTATAGAGTTTAAGAATGAATACCAAGAGGATAAAAAAGCGCTGTATACATTTTTAAAACAGATACGAAAATCTAAATACGATTATGTAATTGATGTCTATGGAAAACTAGAAAGTAATCTTATTACACTGTTTTCTGGAGCTTCTCAAAGAGTTTCTTTTTATAAATGGTACACTCAGTTTTTGTATACAAAGACAATTAAAAGAAACCTTGTACCTATTACAAATGCAAGTATTTCAATAGAAAACAGATTGCGCTTAGTTTTTCCTGAAAACAGAATCACCTCTGAGATCACAAGGCCAAAAATATTTTTAACTAAAGAAGAAAAAGAAAAAGCTCGTGAGTTTTTAGAATCGAATGGAATTACTTCAAAAACGCCATTAATAATGATCAGTGTTTTAGGTAGTGAAATGAGAAAAACTCTTCCTCTAGAGTACATGGCTAAAATTATAGATATTATCGTTAAGAATACAGAGGCTCATATTCTTTTTAATTATATTCCTGATCAGGAAAAAGATGCTCGTACTGTTTATAATCTTAGCATGCCGAGAACACAAAGACATATCCATTTTGACGTATTTGCTAAGAGCTTACGTGGATTTCTTGCCATCCTCTCTCATTGTGATGCATTAATTGGTAATGAAGGAGGTGCGGTAAATATTGCAAAAGCTCTTGATATACCTACTTTTACTGTTTTTTCTCCTTGGATTCCTAAAAAAGCCTGGAATATGTTTGAAGATGGAGAAACACAAATGTCTGTTCATTTATCTGAGTATATGCCCGAACTATTTTCAAACAAAAGCACTAAGGAGCTCAAAAAGAAATCTTTAGAACTTTACCCTTACTTTAAACCCGAATTATTCATTAATCAATTGCATGATTTTTTAAATAAAAACTTGTAACTATTTTTTTCAAATTAATACTATTTCTTCCTATAGAATATTGGTTCTAATATTTGAAATGAATTGTTAACAAAACGTTTCGTTATCTTAAAATTAATTATTTTTGCTCAACATGACCTACAAAACAACATCAACAATGGTTAAGCTCTCTGGAGTTATTATTACATATAATGAAGAAAGGAAAATTGAAAAATGCTTGGAGTCACTTCAAGGGGTAGTTGATGAAATTGTTGTTGTTGATTCTTTTTCTACGGATAGAACTGAAGAAATTTGCAAAAAATACAATGTTAAGTTTGTGAAGCAAGAATTTCTTGGTTATAAGGAACAAAAAAACTTCGTAATTACTCAAGCTTCTTATGATCATATTATCTCTCTTGACGGAGATGAGGCCTTATCCTCTAAACTTCAGGAATCTCTCATAAAATTAAAATCTAATTGGGTTCATGATGGTTATTACATGAACCGATATAATAATTTTTGTGAGCAATGGATTAATCATTCTGATTGGTATCCTGATAAAAAATTAAGGGCTTTTAAAAAAGGAAAAGGAGAATGGAAAGGAATTAATCCTCATGATTCTTATAAATTATACGATCCTAAAAAATGTGGCAAATTAAAAGGAGATATACTTCATTGGAATTACCCGACATACAGCGCTTATAATAAACAAATTGAAAAGTTCTCTACAATATCAGCTCATTCATATTATGAATTAGGAAAAAATGCAACGTTGTGGAAAATTTTATTTAATCCTACCTGGGCTTTTTTTAAAGCATACTTCTTAAGGCTTGGATTTCTAGATGGGCTAAATGGGCTTATTATTTGTATCCAAACTGCAAATCTTACTTTTTTAAAATATATTAAACTAAGAGAATTAATACGAGAAAAAAAGCTTAAAACAGTCAGGGAAAATTCTCAACAAATAACAGAACAGGTATAAAGGCAACAACCATAAATTCTTGTATTCATTGATTTATTATGATATTTCTTGATACTTCTTTTTCCAGAAAAATATTTTTCTTTTTATTCGACGTTTACGGTAATATTTGTCCTGAAACTCTTCAGTGTACTTCCACATAAGATCAAATATCTCTTTTTCATCTTCTCCTGTACATTTTGCATATTCATTACTCATTACCTGAACCATAGATTCATGTATGGTTAATTTAGCAAAATTTTTAATTCTAGTATCAAAATCCATTTCTCCAAATTTCATCCGGTTAAGATCTACCAAATAAAACTCATACTCTTCTTTTTTTCTTTTTACCAATGTATTCCCAGGGGAATGATCAAGGAAATTAACTCCATTTTTATGCAACATATATGTAAACCGAGTAAAGGCCCTAAGAATAGATTCATGGTCAGGTATATCAAAATCGGTAGTTAATTCGCGATATGTAAGATCACAATCTACCAGTTTACTTATATAATAGCTTTTCTTAAATAAACAAAAGGTAGTATATAAATCATATGCCAATGGGAATGGTGTTTTTATGCCTAGCTCCAATAACTTATTCGCATAACTATAAGATCTTTCTGCTTTTGATTTTCTAAAGAATCGATATACAACCTGATTTATAAAATTAGGAACCTTGAATGATTTGATTGTATATTTTTCACCTTCAATCTCTACAATTTTTATAACATTGCGCTCTGCATCTCCTAATATCTCATGATAGTCATCAAAATGCGCTATTGTTTTCTGCACTTCGGTTTCTACTGATTTATAATCTGGATGTATGATAAATTTATGTTGCATTCTTTATTTATAATAATCTAAACAAAAGTAACTTTTTGATACGGTTCCTCGGTAATTAGTATTCAGGAATAAGACAAGCTTATATACTTAGATACTACTTAGTATAAATTACATTAAGGATTTGTATATTTTATTGTATTCTAATGCTGCTGTTTGCCAGCTAAATTTTTCTAATTGGGTTTTAATTTTTTCCTCCATTATAAGTCTATTAGACTCAAAATAGGTGATTTTTGTTAAAAACATATTAGCCATATATTCAGGCTCTAATTCTTCCCAATAAAAACATGCTTCTCCTCCTATTTCTGGTAAAGAAGTTTTATTATAAAGAAAAA
Proteins encoded:
- a CDS encoding DUF5606 domain-containing protein; amino-acid sequence: MSLDKILAISGKPGLYELKTQTRSGFLAESLLDGKRLSVSIRHNVSVLSEIAIYTFTEEVPLREIFKKIFEKENGEQAINHKESKGKLEAYFSEILPDYDEDRVYASDIKKVIQWYNILQSKGLTDFSEAEEEDKVAEEEE
- a CDS encoding Kdo domain containing protein — protein: MQHKFIIHPDYKSVETEVQKTIAHFDDYHEILGDAERNVIKIVEIEGEKYTIKSFKVPNFINQVVYRFFRKSKAERSYSYANKLLELGIKTPFPLAYDLYTTFCLFKKSYYISKLVDCDLTYRELTTDFDIPDHESILRAFTRFTYMLHKNGVNFLDHSPGNTLVKRKKEEYEFYLVDLNRMKFGEMDFDTRIKNFAKLTIHESMVQVMSNEYAKCTGEDEKEIFDLMWKYTEEFQDKYYRKRRIKRKIFFWKKKYQEIS
- the yidC gene encoding membrane protein insertase YidC, translated to MEEKKFDLNSIIGFALIFGIIVWMFYLNQPTPEEIEAEKAKKEQLESEKKTDTEKTTDFVKESEAIVVNSQDSVALSNAKSQLGAFSYSASLPSAKDEFTKVENEVLSLKVNNRGGYISEALLKNFKTYDSVPVYLIKDGKNASFNINFGTTDNRILNTEDLFFEPSVTKNGESTILSMKLKVSDTKFLEYRYELKPNEYMVDFTIRSQGLQQVINSSQTVNLDWKLQGIRHAKSATYENRYTELSYEYDGDKDDYLGQGEFADDEEQDVSWIAFKQHFFTSVLLTDTPFKKASFTSKNIANSSELDDKDIKVTKEFSASMPLELQGGELSYTMDWYYGPTDYRILNTYDRNLDEIVPLGWGIFGIINKYLFIPFFGFLSGFLPYGIAIVVMTIIVRIILSPVTYKSYLSQAKMKVLRPEITEINEKHKDNAMKKQQETMALYGKAGVNPMSGCLPAVMQIPVFYALFNFFPSAFQLRQKSFLWADDLSSYDNIAQLPFTIPFYGDHISLFPILASVAIFIYMMMTTGQTMQTQQPGMPNMKFIMYLSPLMMLFFFNNYASGLSLYYFISNLITIGIMLVIKNVIIDEDKIHAKIQENKKKPKKQGKFQKKMKELMEQAEEQKGKKK
- a CDS encoding glycosyltransferase family 9 protein, whose protein sequence is MKILVIQQKMIGDVLTSTIICEALRKEYPDAIIDFLVNSNTKPVILENPFFDHIIEFKNEYQEDKKALYTFLKQIRKSKYDYVIDVYGKLESNLITLFSGASQRVSFYKWYTQFLYTKTIKRNLVPITNASISIENRLRLVFPENRITSEITRPKIFLTKEEKEKAREFLESNGITSKTPLIMISVLGSEMRKTLPLEYMAKIIDIIVKNTEAHILFNYIPDQEKDARTVYNLSMPRTQRHIHFDVFAKSLRGFLAILSHCDALIGNEGGAVNIAKALDIPTFTVFSPWIPKKAWNMFEDGETQMSVHLSEYMPELFSNKSTKELKKKSLELYPYFKPELFINQLHDFLNKNL
- a CDS encoding 2,3,4,5-tetrahydropyridine-2,6-dicarboxylate N-succinyltransferase yields the protein MNQLKETIEKAWENRELLKEPNTQNAIREVVSLLDSGELRVAEPIEGGWQVNEWVKKGVVLYFPIQKMETLEAGIFEYHDKIPLKKGYEAKGIRVVPNAVARHGAYISSGTILMPSYVNIGAYVDKGTMVDTWATVGSCAQIGKNVHLSGGVGIGGVLEPLQAAPVIIEDNAFIGSRCIVVEGVRVEKEAVLGANVVLTASTKIIDVTGNTPVERKGVVPAGSVVIPGSYTKKFAAGEFNVPCALIIGKRKESTDKKTSLNDALREYDVAV
- a CDS encoding CTP synthase; this translates as MANTKYVFVTGGVSSSLGKGIIAASLAKLLQARGYRVTIQKLDPYINVDPGTLNPYEHGECYVTDDGAETDLDLGHYERFLNTPTSQANNVTTGRIYQSVIQKERRGEFLGKTVQVVPHITNEIKERIQILGKSGAYDIVITEIGGTVGDIESLPYIEAVRQLKWELGDNNALVIHLTLIPYLSAAGELKTKPTQHSVKTLMESGIKADILVCRTEHKLSDDLRKKLALFCNVRQEAVIESIDASTIYDVPNLMLQEGLDKVVLKQLLLQDDDEPNLEKWNKFLQRHKNPKCQVTIGLIGKYVELQDSYKSILEAFIHAGAENEVKVNVVSIHSEYITNDTIENEIAHLDGVLVAPGFGERGTEGKIKAVQFARENKLPFFGICLGMQMAVIEYSRNVLGLKEATSVEVNKDTPHPVIDIMEEQKSITDMGGTMRLGAWDCELVENSKVFEAYGKSMIAERHRHRYEYNNKYKEQLENAGLRTTGVNPKTGLVEIVEIPDHPWFVGVQYHPEYKSTVANPHPLFIAFIRAAVEYSKKDKSAKVSQGQ
- the ruvX gene encoding Holliday junction resolvase RuvX, yielding MARILAIDYGGKRCGIAVTDELQIIASGLTTVDTSELLSWLEDYVSKEEVELFIVGEPKRLHGEASESEQLISPFLDKLGELLPNIPVKRIDERFTSKIAFDTMIASGISKKKRRDKALVDQISATIILQDYLYNR
- the def gene encoding peptide deformylase, whose translation is MILPIVAYGDPVLKKKGKEITKDYPKLSELLDNMFETMYNAHGVGLAAPQIGIPIRLFIVDAEPFSEDEELSKEEAEQLKNFKKVFINATILEETGEEWAFAEGCLSIPDIREDVFRNETIKIKYFDENFVEHTETYDGLVARVIQHEYDHIEGILFTDKLSSLKKRLIKGKLANISKGKISSEYRMRFPLAKKGR
- a CDS encoding glycosyltransferase family 2 protein, encoding MTYKTTSTMVKLSGVIITYNEERKIEKCLESLQGVVDEIVVVDSFSTDRTEEICKKYNVKFVKQEFLGYKEQKNFVITQASYDHIISLDGDEALSSKLQESLIKLKSNWVHDGYYMNRYNNFCEQWINHSDWYPDKKLRAFKKGKGEWKGINPHDSYKLYDPKKCGKLKGDILHWNYPTYSAYNKQIEKFSTISAHSYYELGKNATLWKILFNPTWAFFKAYFLRLGFLDGLNGLIICIQTANLTFLKYIKLRELIREKKLKTVRENSQQITEQV